One region of Candidatus Eisenbacteria bacterium genomic DNA includes:
- a CDS encoding DUF92 domain-containing protein: MLITGATVVALALATAGAVVVRVTGQGTRAGAGAGLVVAYLCILGLGPGALLPLAVFVLGAGALTRLGRPTKQAAGAAEANEGRRGGWHVAAKLGIPALLGIAGILGHRGPPLSFAFAAALAGAFADTSGTEIGPLGGGFAFALRDGRFRRLPHGTPGGISMTGLIASAVAAAAVAWASALSGLIGGSSGPGIVAAAGFSAALLESVIAATPLGRPLRHFGRNVMVSAVASAIGYWAGSSGWGRA; the protein is encoded by the coding sequence ATGCTGATCACGGGCGCAACCGTCGTCGCGCTCGCGCTGGCAACGGCCGGTGCCGTGGTCGTTCGGGTCACGGGGCAGGGGACCCGGGCGGGCGCGGGCGCGGGGCTGGTCGTCGCGTACCTCTGCATCCTTGGCCTGGGCCCAGGCGCGCTCCTCCCGCTCGCTGTGTTTGTTCTCGGGGCGGGCGCCCTCACGCGCCTCGGCCGCCCGACGAAGCAAGCTGCCGGCGCCGCCGAGGCGAATGAAGGGAGGCGCGGCGGATGGCACGTCGCGGCGAAGCTCGGCATTCCGGCTCTCCTCGGGATCGCCGGGATCCTAGGGCACCGTGGTCCCCCACTTTCGTTCGCTTTCGCCGCCGCGTTGGCGGGCGCGTTCGCGGATACGAGCGGGACGGAGATCGGGCCTCTGGGAGGCGGCTTCGCGTTCGCGCTCCGCGATGGACGTTTCAGGCGTCTGCCACACGGGACGCCGGGGGGAATCAGCATGACCGGCTTGATCGCCTCGGCGGTGGCGGCCGCTGCCGTGGCCTGGGCCTCGGCCCTCTCGGGGCTCATCGGCGGATCCTCGGGACCGGGCATCGTCGCCGCCGCGGGGTTCAGCGCGGCGTTGCTCGAGAGCGTGATCGCCGCGACGCCGCTGGGCCGGCCGCTCCGACACTTCGGAAGGAACGTCATGGTGTCGGCGGTCGCCTCCGCGATCGGCTACTGGGCGGGTTCGTCGGGTTGGGGAAGAGCGTGA
- a CDS encoding UDP-N-acetylglucosamine 2-epimerase (non-hydrolyzing) — MKMAPILESLRPNPEIQPFLVHTGQHYDAEMSRVFFDELGLPEPDQNLEIGSGTHGRQTGQIMSAFDALLEGRSTSAVVVVGDVNSTMACGLVAVKRGIPLAHVEAGLRSWDRSMPEEINRLVTDAVSDLLFATSEDAVTNLAAEGIPASRVRLVGNPMIDTLRRNEPAARGKRTWERFGLSERGYALVTLHRPSNVDNSNNLRAILHALDELSRRIPILFPAHPRTLERIRRGDIRPGVALTLTRPVGYLDFLSLMTAARFVLTDSGGVQEETTALGVPCLTLRENTERPVTVSEGTNKILGADPAAIVSAAEELLQGGPPSPRFPALWDGHAGQRIAAELGEFLGCP, encoded by the coding sequence ATGAAGATGGCGCCAATCCTAGAGTCGCTCCGGCCCAACCCCGAGATCCAACCCTTCCTCGTTCACACGGGCCAGCATTACGACGCGGAGATGTCCCGTGTCTTCTTTGACGAGCTCGGCCTCCCGGAGCCGGATCAAAATCTCGAGATCGGCAGCGGCACCCACGGGCGCCAGACCGGGCAGATCATGAGCGCCTTCGACGCGCTCCTCGAAGGTCGGAGCACGAGCGCCGTGGTCGTGGTGGGCGACGTCAACTCCACGATGGCGTGCGGCCTCGTCGCCGTGAAACGCGGTATCCCCCTGGCGCACGTGGAGGCGGGCCTTCGAAGCTGGGATCGGAGTATGCCGGAGGAGATCAACCGGCTGGTGACCGATGCGGTCTCTGATCTCCTCTTCGCGACCTCCGAGGACGCGGTCACCAACCTGGCCGCCGAGGGCATTCCGGCCTCACGGGTGCGGTTGGTCGGCAACCCGATGATCGACACACTCAGACGGAACGAGCCGGCGGCCCGTGGGAAGCGGACCTGGGAGCGCTTCGGTCTTTCCGAGCGTGGTTACGCGCTCGTGACCCTGCATCGACCGAGCAACGTAGATAATTCCAATAATCTTCGGGCAATCCTTCACGCGCTGGATGAACTTTCCCGACGCATCCCGATTCTATTTCCGGCGCATCCCCGAACGCTGGAGCGAATTCGCCGAGGGGATATCCGGCCGGGCGTCGCGCTCACCCTGACCCGCCCCGTGGGGTACCTCGATTTCCTCAGCCTCATGACGGCGGCCCGTTTCGTTTTGACGGACAGCGGCGGCGTCCAGGAAGAAACCACGGCTCTCGGGGTACCTTGTTTGACGCTCCGCGAAAATACGGAGCGACCGGTGACGGTCTCGGAAGGGACCAACAAAATCCTCGGGGCTGACCCAGCAGCGATCGTGTCCGCCGCTGAGGAGTTGCTCCAAGGGGGCCCGCCAAGCCCTCGTTTTCCAGCATTGTGGGACGGTCACGCCGGCCAACGCATCGCGGCCGAGCTCGGTGAGTTTCTCGGGTGCCCTTGA
- a CDS encoding CpsD/CapB family tyrosine-protein kinase yields MSGPQQDHGHGPSAGGAAFRGPRLGDRAVWRDASQHRRRRTGVQRACDRSHSSGRGVATSRLLPDEQLADDGHHAGRRGDNRPLRHPDCHAHEPLRPRDNVGSAAVSRPPRVSRNRPRTLFQDLDIDAPHVTEARRILQILSRSRKDGERRVYLVTSACGGEGKSTIASMLALVAARIFHKRTLIIDGDMHRPTLHRLLGLTQHPGLFEALRAPDSEIIAPRATPLPMLFALPSGIARGPIAGAYEDGAFRTLLDKYRTAFDLIFIDAAPAVPAVEPILMAEHVDALLIVAMAGRTPASLARRLHQILTPMASKVAGVILNNAAEELPYYHDYRYYGYRPASVRHSKTHPPAARSAGSPAPRR; encoded by the coding sequence ATTTCCGGACCGCAACAAGATCATGGGCACGGCCCTTCTGCTGGGGGTGCTGCTTTCCGTGGGCCTCGTCTTGGGGATCGAGCGGTTTGGCGCGACGCTTCGCAGCATCGAAGACGCCGAACGGGAGTTCAGCGCGCCTGTGATCGGAGCCATTCCTCGGGTCGAGGGGTGGCCACGTCCCGGCTCCTTCCTGATGAACAACTGGCCGATGATGGCCATCATGCTGGTCGTCGTGGCGACAACCGTCCTCTACGTCACCCAGATTGCCATGCACACGAACCGCTCCGCCCGCGTGACAACGTCGGGTCAGCAGCGGTAAGCCGACCTCCGCGCGTGTCCAGAAACCGTCCGCGGACCCTCTTTCAAGACCTGGATATCGACGCGCCTCACGTCACCGAGGCGCGCCGAATTCTTCAAATCCTGAGCCGCAGCCGAAAGGACGGCGAGCGGCGCGTCTATCTTGTGACGAGTGCCTGTGGCGGGGAAGGGAAGAGCACGATTGCCTCGATGCTGGCCCTGGTCGCAGCCCGCATTTTCCACAAAAGGACCCTCATCATCGACGGCGACATGCACCGGCCGACGCTTCACCGGCTCCTGGGGTTGACGCAACACCCGGGACTCTTCGAGGCGCTTCGGGCGCCGGATTCAGAGATCATCGCTCCGCGCGCGACGCCGCTCCCGATGCTCTTCGCGCTCCCGAGCGGGATCGCTCGGGGGCCGATCGCGGGCGCCTACGAGGACGGAGCGTTCCGTACCCTCCTCGATAAATACCGGACCGCCTTTGATCTCATCTTCATCGATGCGGCCCCGGCGGTACCGGCCGTGGAGCCGATCTTGATGGCCGAGCACGTCGACGCGCTGCTGATCGTGGCGATGGCCGGGCGAACGCCCGCATCCTTGGCGCGGCGGCTGCATCAAATCTTGACTCCGATGGCATCCAAGGTCGCCGGTGTGATCCTCAACAACGCGGCCGAAGAGCTGCCCTATTACCACGACTACCGCTATTACGGCTACAGACCGGCATCGGTGCGCCACTCGAAGACGCACCCGCCCGCGGCCAGGTCCGCCGGTTCGCCCGCGCCGCGACGCTAG
- a CDS encoding nucleotide sugar dehydrogenase, producing MVKKGKTGSWEARFFRRVENRSARIGIIGLGYVGLPLAVEFARAGFRVTGFEIDAKRVGILNSGRSYIQDVPTKELGQLVRSGMLKATLSFDSLRQMDAIDICVPTPLRKTRDPDVSYIAAAVGEIAQRLRPGQLVVLESTTYPGTTDELVRPMLEARGLRAGRDFFLAFSPERVDPGNPRHNTRNIPKVIGGVTPGCTRAASELYSSVLDRVVPVGSTRVAEMVKLLENTYRSVNIGLVNEIALMCDKMKIDVWEVIDAAATKPFGFMPFYPGPGLGGHCIPIDPFYLSWKAKQSGFEARFIELAGHVNSHMPHHVAGLVATALNQKKKSIRGSKILILGVAYKADIDDVRESPALDLIEILEKEGAHVEFADPHVPYIRVDGEKRPARRLSPSVLRGADCTVIVTRHRAFDFAVVACHARTIVDCRNALAGRKRSGLVRL from the coding sequence ATGGTCAAGAAGGGTAAGACGGGAAGCTGGGAGGCACGGTTCTTCCGCCGGGTGGAGAACCGCTCCGCCCGCATCGGGATCATCGGACTCGGATATGTGGGACTGCCCCTCGCCGTGGAATTCGCGCGCGCCGGATTTCGCGTCACGGGATTCGAGATCGACGCGAAGCGCGTCGGGATCTTGAATTCGGGGCGTTCGTACATTCAGGACGTGCCGACGAAGGAGCTCGGGCAGCTCGTCCGGAGCGGGATGCTGAAGGCGACGCTGAGCTTCGACTCGCTGCGGCAGATGGACGCGATCGATATCTGCGTCCCGACCCCGCTCCGAAAGACGAGGGACCCGGACGTCTCGTACATCGCGGCGGCCGTCGGCGAGATCGCGCAGCGGCTTCGTCCGGGACAGTTGGTCGTGCTCGAAAGCACGACCTACCCGGGAACGACCGACGAGCTGGTGCGCCCGATGCTCGAGGCGCGTGGACTCCGCGCGGGACGGGACTTTTTCCTCGCGTTCTCTCCCGAGCGGGTCGATCCCGGCAACCCGCGGCACAACACGCGGAACATCCCCAAGGTGATCGGTGGCGTCACCCCGGGCTGCACGCGGGCCGCTTCCGAGCTTTACTCCTCGGTGCTCGACCGCGTCGTCCCCGTGGGCTCGACCCGCGTGGCGGAAATGGTGAAGCTTCTCGAGAACACCTATCGGAGCGTGAACATCGGGCTCGTGAACGAGATCGCGCTCATGTGCGACAAGATGAAGATCGACGTCTGGGAAGTCATCGACGCGGCAGCGACGAAGCCATTTGGATTCATGCCGTTCTACCCGGGGCCGGGGCTGGGCGGCCATTGCATCCCGATCGACCCGTTTTACCTCTCGTGGAAGGCGAAGCAAAGCGGCTTTGAAGCCCGATTCATCGAGCTGGCGGGGCACGTCAACAGCCACATGCCGCACCACGTCGCCGGACTGGTCGCCACGGCTTTGAATCAAAAGAAGAAGTCGATTCGCGGCTCCAAGATCCTGATCCTTGGGGTTGCTTACAAGGCGGACATCGACGACGTGAGGGAATCGCCGGCCCTGGACCTCATCGAGATCCTCGAGAAGGAAGGGGCCCACGTCGAGTTCGCGGACCCGCACGTGCCGTACATTCGCGTCGACGGAGAGAAGCGGCCGGCGCGCCGCCTGAGCCCTTCGGTCTTGCGCGGCGCCGACTGCACAGTGATCGTCACGCGCCATCGCGCGTTCGACTTCGCCGTGGTGGCTTGCCACGCCCGCACGATCGTCGATTGCCGAAACGCGCTCGCCGGCCGGAAACGCTCGGGATTGGTCCGACTCTAG
- a CDS encoding SDR family oxidoreductase translates to MALYLVTGGAGFIGSHIAARLLKLGHHVRVLDNLSTGRKSNLDAIREEGPKGKFEWLEGDLRSLPTCQQACEGVEYVLHEAALASVERSIRNPVESTEVNVGGLVNLLVAARERGVRRVVLASSSSVYGDTPTLPKHEDMVPHPLSPYAASKLAGEHFASVYQKSLGLSTVCLRYFNVFGPRQDPKSEYAAVIPRFVTALLRKERPIVFGDGGQTRDFTFIDNVVQANLDACTRPEAGGQSINIAAGEQNSLLQLLEQLGSILGVKADPEFRPPRAGDVRDSFADVSRATRLLGYAPAVNFRDGLTRTVEYYRSGGA, encoded by the coding sequence ATGGCACTCTACCTTGTGACCGGCGGAGCCGGATTCATCGGATCCCACATCGCGGCGCGGCTCCTGAAGCTGGGGCACCACGTCCGCGTTCTCGACAACCTGTCCACCGGGAGGAAGTCGAATCTCGACGCGATTCGCGAGGAGGGCCCCAAAGGGAAGTTCGAGTGGCTCGAGGGCGACCTGCGGTCCCTTCCCACATGCCAGCAAGCGTGCGAGGGCGTCGAGTACGTGCTCCACGAGGCAGCTCTCGCCTCGGTGGAGCGGTCGATTCGAAACCCGGTGGAGAGCACCGAGGTGAACGTGGGGGGCCTCGTGAACCTGCTCGTCGCGGCGCGAGAGCGGGGGGTGCGCCGCGTGGTCCTTGCGAGCTCCTCATCGGTCTACGGCGACACGCCGACCCTCCCGAAGCATGAGGACATGGTGCCGCATCCGTTGTCCCCCTACGCGGCCAGCAAGCTCGCGGGCGAGCACTTCGCCTCGGTGTACCAGAAGAGCTTGGGCCTCTCCACCGTCTGCTTGCGGTACTTCAACGTATTCGGCCCGCGTCAGGACCCCAAGTCCGAGTACGCCGCGGTCATTCCCCGGTTCGTCACGGCGCTCCTCAGGAAGGAGCGCCCCATCGTGTTCGGGGACGGCGGCCAGACTCGCGACTTCACGTTCATCGACAACGTGGTGCAGGCGAATCTGGACGCGTGCACCCGGCCCGAAGCGGGCGGGCAGTCGATCAATATCGCGGCGGGAGAGCAGAACTCGCTCCTGCAGCTCCTCGAGCAGCTGGGCTCGATCCTCGGCGTGAAGGCCGATCCCGAGTTTCGACCGCCCCGTGCCGGGGACGTCCGAGACTCCTTTGCCGACGTCTCGAGGGCGACCCGACTCCTCGGCTATGCGCCCGCGGTGAATTTCCGGGACGGCTTGACTCGCACCGTGGAGTACTACCGGAGTGGCGGCGCGTGA